In Zobellia roscoffensis, the following are encoded in one genomic region:
- a CDS encoding GIY-YIG nuclease family protein, giving the protein MSKKKTLEDIFNDDEFGILDSKPKNSNVKTEDERLIESFQDINAFFEKNNREPEATNVTEFKLLSRLKALRKDAKKVEILKPYDTHNLLNTKEEVKSVADILNDDDLGILDTEETASIFELKNVPSSTERTASDFVAHRKAMKNKDFAPYEVKFKEVHKELREGKRKLVNFNYECLKPNEYYINNGVMLYLENVDWEKQIQEFKSGIHNRPDGRTKTIFENGTQSEMMFQSLYKVLHENGQMVTNPDYSNEDELFKNANILNEEDLETGWIYILKSKSKKPEIASITDLYKIGFSTVPVQERIKNAAKEPTYLMADVSIVDGYKCYNMNAQKFEHLLHRFFAEVCLNVDVFDDKGRRITPREWFVVPLPIIEKVIQLILSGEIIKWKYDSQLQTLKEK; this is encoded by the coding sequence AAAAGAAAACATTAGAAGATATATTTAATGATGATGAGTTTGGAATTTTAGATTCTAAACCCAAAAACTCTAATGTAAAAACTGAAGATGAACGCTTAATTGAATCGTTCCAAGATATTAATGCCTTTTTTGAAAAGAATAATCGAGAACCAGAAGCTACCAATGTCACCGAATTTAAACTGCTATCAAGATTAAAGGCATTAAGGAAAGATGCTAAGAAAGTTGAGATATTGAAACCCTATGATACACATAATCTTTTAAACACAAAAGAAGAAGTAAAGTCAGTAGCGGATATTTTGAACGATGATGATTTGGGTATTTTAGATACCGAGGAAACTGCTTCAATATTTGAGTTAAAGAATGTACCTAGTTCAACGGAAAGAACGGCATCTGATTTTGTAGCTCATCGAAAGGCAATGAAAAACAAAGATTTTGCCCCCTACGAGGTTAAATTTAAAGAAGTACACAAGGAGTTGAGAGAGGGAAAAAGAAAACTTGTCAATTTCAATTATGAATGCTTAAAGCCCAATGAATACTATATCAATAATGGTGTTATGCTTTATTTGGAAAATGTGGATTGGGAGAAACAAATTCAAGAGTTTAAAAGTGGAATACATAATAGGCCAGATGGTAGAACTAAAACGATTTTTGAGAATGGTACACAATCAGAAATGATGTTTCAATCGTTGTATAAAGTCCTTCACGAGAATGGTCAAATGGTAACGAACCCTGATTATTCCAATGAAGATGAACTTTTTAAAAACGCAAATATTTTAAACGAGGAAGATTTAGAAACTGGTTGGATATATATATTAAAATCTAAATCTAAGAAACCAGAAATAGCATCCATAACAGATTTATATAAAATAGGCTTCTCAACTGTTCCAGTTCAAGAACGTATTAAAAACGCAGCGAAGGAACCCACCTATTTAATGGCAGATGTATCTATTGTAGATGGTTACAAATGCTATAATATGAATGCCCAGAAATTTGAACATTTACTTCATAGATTCTTTGCTGAAGTATGCCTGAACGTCGATGTATTTGATGACAAAGGACGTAGAATAACACCTAGAGAATGGTTTGTTGTGCCATTGCCAATAATTGAAAAGGTTATTCAATTGATTTTGTCTGGCGAGATTATCAAATGGAAATATGATAGTCAATTACAAACGCTAAAAGAAAAATAA